The genomic segment TTCAAGAGGTTCGGTCAAAAAGCCCAATCTTACTCCGCCCGCGTTTTGTATCTCCGAAATTACCCTAACAAAGAAACCGTAAGGCACTTCTCTGTCGGCGGAAACAAAAATCGGCGTGTCAAATCTGTTTTGGAAAACTGCGCTGAACTCTCTCGGAAATTCGCTGAGCGGCACAGGATTTCTGTCTATAAAAATCTCGTTTTCTTTTGTAATGCTTATTTCTATTACGGTTTGGTCGATTTCCAAATTTTCGGCGTTGGCGTTGGGCAAATTTACCTGAACGCCTTGGGTAAGCATAGGCGCGGTTATCATAAATATTATAAGAAGCGTGAAAACCACGTCAATCATATTGGTGATATTGATACTGCTTTCGAGCGTTCTTTTGCGTTTTTTTCTTTGCGGCATAGCGATTATCCTTTTGAAACAGCG from the Chitinivibrionia bacterium genome contains:
- a CDS encoding biopolymer transporter ExbD, translating into MPQRKKRKRTLESSINITNMIDVVFTLLIIFMITAPMLTQGVQVNLPNANAENLEIDQTVIEISITKENEIFIDRNPVPLSEFPREFSAVFQNRFDTPIFVSADREVPYGFFVRVISEIQNAGGVRLGFLTEPLEN